One Triticum dicoccoides isolate Atlit2015 ecotype Zavitan chromosome 3B, WEW_v2.0, whole genome shotgun sequence genomic window, CTCTGTTTCCGGCGATAGTCCATAGAGTCATCTCGTGCTCCACGAGGGACGGATCAATACACATGGTACTCCACATCTTGTCCGTAACTGTAAACAAATCAAGAGAGGCCTTTGCGTTCTCGTACCCACCTCCACCTACCCCATCTCGAAAGAAAGAGAAaataaattaagcaatgccaccaccatgatTCATATGGTCTTTGCTAATCATTTTCTCTCATGTTAGTGAGTAGTTCACGCATGTTGGACGACAGCGAACGTGCGTGTCACAACAGTTCAGATTTTGCATTGCTAACCTAATTTGCATGGATCGGTTGCTCGTGGTTAATTCCATTGATTTGTGCTTAATTATGTAGTAGTAATTGCTAATTAGTTGACCATGTTAACTCTTGGCAAAAAATTAGCCATGCTACGTAATTAGTTCCTGTAACTCATTGCATGAATTGATGGTTGGCTCAAACTACGTGCATTGCATGTTGCCAGACCATGTACGCCGCCGACCCGACGACCAAGTTCAAGGGCGCGCTGGCCATGGGCGTGCCGGGGGAGCTCGCCGGCCTGCATGCCGCGTGGTCGCGCTACGGCCGGCTGCCGTGGAAGTCCCTCTTCGCGCCGGCGATCGCGCTCGCTCGCGACGGCTACACCATCGTGTCCTACGTGGCCAATGCGCTCAAGGACGAGGAGGTCGACGTGCTCGCCGACCCCGGCCTGCGCGCCGTGTTCGCGCCCGGCGGGCGGCTCCTGCGCGACGGCGAGCTCTGCCGCAACCCGGCGCTCGCGGACGTGCTGGAGACCCTGGCGGAGGACGGCATCTCGGCGTTCTATGGCGGCGCAGTCGGGGAGAGGCTCGCGGAGGACGTGAGGCGGGCGGGGGGCATCGTGACGCTCGAGGACCTGAAGGGGTACAGGGTGGGGGTGAGCAAGGCCATGGAAGCCGACGCCATGGGCTTCACCTTCCTCGGCATGCCGCCGCCGTCCAGCGGCACCGTCGGCTTGGCGCTGGTGCTGAACGTATTGGGCGGGTACAAGTCGACCGAGTTCCTGAGAGGGTTTCTGGGCGTGCACCGGCTGATCGAGGCGGTGAAGCACATGCTGGCCGTGCGGATGGACCTCGGGGACCCCGGCTTCGTCAACGTCACCGGCAACGTCTCCGAGATGATATCGCCGGAGTTCGCGGACAAGATCCGGCGGAGGATCGCCGACAACACCACCTTCCCTCCCGCCTACTACCTCGCAAAGTACGTACGTCCGAATTTTTTTATTTATGGATGCCATTGTCGATCATGCATCAACATTTGTGCACGTATCGTCCCTTTGCACCGACAAGTGACATGTTTTGTGTGTGTCGGTCAATCAGATGGAGCCAGCTGCGTGACAACGGCACGAGCCACCTGTGCGTGGTGGACGGCGACCGGAACGCGGTGGCGATGACGACGACGGTGAACTACTACTTCGGTGCGCACGTGTTATCGCCGTCCACCGGCATCGTGCTCAACAACGAGATGGACGACTTCTCGGTGCCGTCGTCGAACCCGGCCCCGGACAAGCTCCCGCCGGCGCCGGCCAACTTCATCGCCCCGGGGAAGCGGCCGCTCTCCTCCATGACGCCGGCGATCATCCTCAGAGACGGGCAACTGGCCGGCGTGGTGGGCGCCAGCGGTGGCACCAACATCATCACGGCGGTGACGCAGGTGTTCCTGAACCACTTCGTGATGGGGATGAGCCCCCTCGCCGCGGTGCAGAGCCCCAGGGTGTACCACAAGCTGGTGCCCAACGTGGTGCGGTACGAGGACGTCACGATGGCCGACGGCGAGGTGATCGAGTTCAGCACCGAGGCGATGGAGTTTCTACGGCGGAGGGGCCACGTGCTGGAGAGCACGTCGCCCGGGGCCGTGTGCCAGCTGATCGTGCAGGACTTGCTGGCGCCGGTCTCtggggccggtggcggcggcgagaaCGTGTTCCGCGGGATGCTGACGGCGGTGAGCGACCCGAGGAAAGACGGCAGCCCTGCGGGAGTATGACGGGCATATTGTTTAGACGTGTCAGGTGTACATACATTCAAACAGATTGTTCTGAACCCAATGATCTTTCTGAATGTTACAAAGTATTTACATGTAGTTGTCACTCCCTTCAGCTTCAGCTGAGGGTTGAGCATTTTCCAAATTGTTTGAGCATTTTCCAAATTCTGAACATTGTTTGATATTACAattctttttgcaaacttttgAGCTTTTTAAAAATTTGCGGACATTTATAAATTATTTTTTGTAAAATAAAAACAAGAAACATAAAAACCCAAAATAAAAATTTAAAACCCAAGAGAAAAATATACTTTTCGTCCTTCAATTCTTGACATAGTCTAGATTTAGTCCCCCAACTTcaaaaccggacaacttgcacctCCAACTTTTGAAACCGGGCAAATTTAGTCCCTTATCTCGGCTCACTTGGTATCGCTGCTGACTGAATGCGGTTTTGACCGGTCTTCGTCCAGGTGGCGGTATTCCCCTCTCCTACCTTTTTCCTTTCTCATTGGCTTATTTAGATATTTCATCAAACATCTAGCCTGCACTACGTGTGTCGTGCATTGCCGAACAGTGGTGGTTGCTCCCGTGGGTCATGCACGTGTGCCACGCCGTTGACGGCTGCTGAGCAAGCCCTGCGCCGGTGTGCCCGTGGTGCTGCCTCGTCCAGCTGCTATGTGCACCAGATGGAGATGATCGACGCGCTCTAGAGCTTTTCCTCGTGCGCCACCCCTGGACTGGGATCCCTCGCCCGCGCACCCGGACCACGTGCTCCCAGGCAGTAGagaagaggaggtcgaggatgaGCACGAGGTAGCGCCACCACCCGCGTGGCTTGCCTTCATCCTCCGTGGCCACCATGCCGACGCCGCCTACTTGCCTGCATCTGCATCCTTGTCATGAAGCAAGGGTGGTCGTGGGCTGCGTTGTCTGGTGAGGTAGAACGGGACTGCGCTGTCCAGCGAGGTGCGGCAAGCTCACGGTGGCCGGCGAGATAGAGGAGAGGCATTACGGcaataaagaaataaagaaataatCAGAAAACCCAATAAAGAAATAATCAGAAAACAACAAAAAAGAAACAGTTTAGAATGCTTCTAGAAGGTTCCCCCAAACCGGTACTAAAACACGAGCCGGAATGCCTCTGTGTACCCTAAATGGGCGGCCCACTTGCTCTCGCTGGTGCGTTCGCGCGTGCCTTCTGGTGATAATTTGCCGCAACGAGCGATACATAGGATTTGGCGGCATCTTCTGGACTCATCTTAAAAGAAAACAAGCATCTAGTGAGGCTCTTTTTTTTTGAACATATGTTAAAAGTTAAAAAAATGACATTTGTTGAAATAAATACATATGCATGTTCTTCAAGTATGTATAAAGTTTGATCAACTTTGTTTTGAGTGGGAAAACCTCCTTTATTAAGGACGTCAATAACGGCCGAACGTTCGGTCTCGAGAACAATGTGCCCGAATGTATCGTTCGGCGGGTGACTAGGTACCGACCGGACGATTTCGTTCGGTCTGGAGAACCTCCCAACCCGAACTACCCGTTCCCCCTTAATCGAGAAAACTTAGCGCTAAGGAAAAGGAAATATGGGCCAAAAATAGGCCCATATGAGATCGCAAGTAGAAGGACTTTATAAGGGCCGAAAAGGCTTAAAAAGGTCTGGAAAGAAAAATTGCCACGTGACTATATTACAGCCATTTACTAAAACAATACCCCTCAATTTGTATTTACTAAAACATGATACTTACATAACacatgaaaattccaaaaaaattccatTCGAGTTTGACCAAACTATTTCATAGTTTGGCATGATATTTTTTCTTACAATGGCAAGGTTTACAACAAAAATGGTTTCCAAGATAGCATGGCAAAAAATCAAAAATTGCCAAGGAAAAAGTTATGTTCAGaaatatgacatggcaaaacttACCAGGAAAAAATAATAGAATGCACAAAATACAAACAACCACATGGAACATATGAATTTTAGTTGCCATGTTCATATGTAGAGTGAGCAGTTGAAGCAGAAAAGTATGGACAAAAAATTGTCATGGCAGATTCATATAAAAAAATTGCATATTTAGTATGGAAAAAATGTCATGTACGAAGAAGTAAAACaacaaaattgccatggcaaattcaTGTCAAAACTTGCCATGCTATTTTAATTGAATTTTCCATGTTCTATatgagaaaaatgccatctttgTAAAATAAAACACAAATTATGAATAAAAATTATTGACATGGCGAATTCATATCGAAAATAGCCATGGTATTTCAATTAAATTTGCCATGTTCTATATGAGAAAAATGTCATGTATGTAAATTAAAACTCAACTTATGAACAAAATTGCCATGGAAAATTCATATCAAAAACTTGCCATGCTATTTTAATTAAATTTGCCATGTTCTATttgagaaaaatgccatcttttTTTTACCATGAAAAATGCCATATTTGTTAAGCAAACACAAATTATGTacaaaaaattgccatggcaaattcaTATCAAAAATTGCCGTGGTAATTAATAAAAAATTGCCATGTTTTGTATGGGAAAAAATGTCATGTATGAAAAAGTAAAACTCAACTTATGaacaaaattgccatggcaaattcaTATCAAAACTTGCCATGCTATTTTAATTGATTTTTTTTCAATATGAGAAAAATGCTATCTTTGTAAAGCAAACACAAATTATGAACAAAAAATTGCCATGATTCATATAAAAAATGGCCATGGTATTTTAATTAAATTTGCCATGTTCTATATCAGAAAAAAAAATCATGTATGTAAAACAAACACAAGTTATGAACAAAATTTGCCATGAAAGATGTATGTTATAAATTAGCATGGTCTTTTAATTATAGATGTCATGCTTTTTGTTAGGAAAAATGGCATGTATATGTTCATGTAGAGAAGAATGTCATGACCCAATAACTACATTTGCCATGCCTCATGCATTTATAATTCTGTCATGCCATGATGGTAACATCAATTTGAaacattttcatgaaaaaaacaaaATTCATAGGTTTGCCATATGTTCAAATCTGATGTTCATAGAGCGTACATGGTTTCTAAACTTAAGTTGACATGGCACGGGATTTGCCATGATCCATAAACTAAATATGCCATGGTCAATTACTAAATTTATTTTTGCTATTTGAACCCCAACTACAGATTGCCCGTGACATCAGTGTGTGCTTGAAAATTGTCCATGACAACTTCATATGCTAACTCCAAGAACTACAGATTGGAAGTAACCAAGGTAAATGTGGGGGTCAGATTtctagcacaaaaacaacatggTAAAAACTACAGACTGATGCCATGACATCTCTACCACTGTAAGAAGATGAAATCATAAAGATCTTCTATGCAGTGGTGACAGAACATATGaaaatgccatggtaaattttgttCTTGCTAAAAGCATATAAAAATGGAAAAATTGTAGTGGGggtttccacatacagccaccAAACTCCTCTGCAACTACCATTCTAACAATATTATTAGTAATACTTCATACTGAACTAATAAAAATGGCTGGAAGAATCTCTGAGAACTTTATTCCAATAGTGCCAAGTTTCCTTTTATAGCTAATGTTGGGATCGATTCTCAGCCTAAGCGTAACACTATGGTGACCTCATGAACAATTTAATCGAAGGAATAGAAGTACACAAAGGCATCAATACTTACACACTACACAAGCAAACAGCCAAGCCCACCATGCCTCCACCAACGATAGCAACGTCGAGCTCATCATCTTAAACTTTCACACCGCCAACCTTCTCAGTGCGATCCTACATGTCAACACACAGATTCACCATCAGTTACACGAGTTTGGAATGAAACCTCAATCAATCTCATAACTCGCAGCGCCCTGAATGAGCCATTTCTCTTAACACTATGGGGTGACAACATAGGTGATTACAGGGGAGAAAACTACCTGTGAATTGGCCACCCCCGCCAGCGCTCCGTTGACCCACGCCTCCTTTCAAAGCAGCTGCTGGTGCACAAGCCGGAGGTGTACATGCCCTTGTCGCCGAGTTCGCCGCCCGTCGTGTGTAGCGCCGCCTCCGCTCGCCTGACTCAAGCTCAATGCTATCGTCGCCGAGTTTACCGCCCGCCGCACGTAGCGCCGCCTCCACTCGCCTGGCTCAAGCTCGACGCCCTCGTCGTCGAGTTCTCTGCCCGCCCTCGGAGACGGCACAGCCCGCTCGTCTCCGCCGCTTGACACCACGATGTTGGTCCCAGTGGAGCTGCGAGACAGTGAACTACTTTCCTGGTCTCCGCCGCCACCTGCCTCGTCTCCGACGTCACCGCCGCATGGTCGCTCTCCTGAGTGTGCTGGGTGGGATGTAGAATGGGCGGTGGGGGAAGAGGATAAGATCTGACGGGCGTTCGTGACGAGGCGTTTATTTTCCGAACAAAAAAAGGGTGACATGGCTGATCTCCCTGCTCTAATATTCGTGCTAACGATCCTACGGCGCAAAACTAAGTTACCGAGAACAAAGTAATAGGACACCGATATCTCCCGATCGTTCGGGATGGGAGGGGAGTGGACCGAACGAATTGTTTAGTGCACCAGGGCACTACGACCGAACGGGTTTCGTTCGTTACGATGTCCCCCCAGCCCGAACGATCCCGCCCCACGTTAGCCAGACCTTATGCTAGGCCTGCTGGCCCCTTCCCTTTGCAAACAGAAATTAAACAAAAgtgaaaaaaatgatcagaaactatTGTGTACATAAAAACGTAAAATTAACAAATGACATTGCAGTAAAAACACGAAAAAATGATAAAAAACCAGCTGAAAAAACTGAGAAGAAATTATACAATAAAAATGCCCCCAAAAAAATCAAGAATTGCCATCGATTGTTATAATTGTTAAAACTACCACACACTACCTTTAGAAAAAAGTGAAATTCCATGGCAACTAGCAAAAATTTCATgctttacaaaaaataaaaaatttccatGGTGCAACAAAAATATAAAATTGCCATGCTACATAAATTAGAAATAAAATGTTATGGTTTGCACAGTAAAAAATGTCGTGATACATAAAgacaaatttgtcttgacagtaaaaCTAATATTGTCATGGGAGCATAAAAAGTAAAAGATGCGATGCTCATAAGAAAGCACGCATTGATGAAAAACAAAGATGCCAAAGTTTGGTAATGGTGGCCACAAGTGATGTAAATTTGCCATTGTTTTAATTTTACGGTTATGCACATTACCCCACGCATATGTTTTCTGGAAAGTGAATATTTTTATGAGTGAATAATTTTCATATTAGGCATGATACATGCAATGAAAATTTGCCATGATCTATAAACTAAAAATTGCCATGATCATTTACTAAATTTAGCATGATCAATTTTTTTGCCATGGTTAAGTAATGAAATTTGCCATGAAATCGCAAACTTAATTTGCCATGGTCATTTATTAAAATTTACCATCGTCTTGGAAAATAAAGTAGAATTTGCCATGGCAGAAACATCAAACTAAAATTTGCCATGATCTATGAACaaaatttgccatggcaagtttgccatgttttttAGCATATTAGATTGCCGCATTTTTGAGCATCTTTAGTTGCCATGACAAGTTTGCCGTGTTTTTAAACATCTTAGTTAAAGAAGTTTGCCTTGTTTTTGTACAAACTTAATTATTTTTTTTGCCATTTTTGCACATCTTTAGTtttgcatggcaagtttcaaatggtTTTGAGCATTTGTTTAAATGACATGGtaagtttgccatgtttttgaacatcTGAAAGTTTGCCACGTTGGTCAACATCTTAAGTTGCCATGGAAAGTTAGCCATGTTTTTGAACATCTGAAAGTTTGCCACGTTGGTCAACATCTTAAGTTGCCATGGAAAGTTAGCCATGTTTTTGAACATCT contains:
- the LOC119274787 gene encoding glutathione hydrolase 3-like — protein: MAALQSPLLGGAGVSPDASSPRRRVRRPWAALGIAVALLALAGVLLLLLSPGAEPAADRSRSSRVSGARESRHEVESGAAAVAADDGRCSEVGAAALRAGGHAVDAAVAAALCLGVVHPMSSGLGGGAFIVVRDAASGDAVAFDARETAPAAATPTMYAADPTTKFKGALAMGVPGELAGLHAAWSRYGRLPWKSLFAPAIALARDGYTIVSYVANALKDEEVDVLADPGLRAVFAPGGRLLRDGELCRNPALADVLETLAEDGISAFYGGAVGERLAEDVRRAGGIVTLEDLKGYRVGVSKAMEADAMGFTFLGMPPPSSGTVGLALVLNVLGGYKSTEFLRGFLGVHRLIEAVKHMLAVRMDLGDPGFVNVTGNVSEMISPEFADKIRRRIADNTTFPPAYYLAKWSQLRDNGTSHLCVVDGDRNAVAMTTTVNYYFGAHVLSPSTGIVLNNEMDDFSVPSSNPAPDKLPPAPANFIAPGKRPLSSMTPAIILRDGQLAGVVGASGGTNIITAVTQVFLNHFVMGMSPLAAVQSPRVYHKLVPNVVRYEDVTMADGEVIEFSTEAMEFLRRRGHVLESTSPGAVCQLIVQDLLAPVSGAGGGGENVFRGMLTAVSDPRKDGSPAGV